The following is a genomic window from Nguyenibacter vanlangensis.
TGGAGAGGATCGCTCCTCCTACAAGGGCCGTCAGCGGGGCGTAGGGGGCGGACAGGATCGCACTGCCATGGGTGAACAGTGCAAATCGTCCGGCCTGCCAGGCCGCGTGCAACGGAGCGGCATCCAAGGCCCCTCCTGCGCTGCGCGGCAGCAGGATCGCGACGCAGAATGCGGCGCCCAGGGCATAGACACCGAACTGGATGCTGTCTGACCAGACCACGGCCCGCAGGCCGCCGATGGATGTATAAAGGGCGGTCAGGAGAGTCAGCCCAAGCAGCACCGGCATCTGCCCCGCCGGCAGGTGGGCTGCCGCCAGCAGCGCGCAGATCGGCAGGGTGGAGGCGAAGAGCCGTACGCCTTCGGCCAGCAGCCGGGTCAGCAGGAAGGCGCCGGCCGCGAGACGCTGCATGGTCCGGCCGAAACGCTGACCCAGATATTGATACGCGCTGGTCATGCCCTGGCGCATGTAGAGCGGCAGCAGGATCCAGGCCACGACAGCGCGACCGATGATGTATCCGGCGCCGAGCCCGACAAAAACCATGCCATGGCCGTAGGCAACGCCCGGCACGCTGATCACGGTCAGGGTCGATGTCTCGGTCGCCACGATCGACAGGCAGATTGCCCAGGTCGGCATATCGTGACGGCCGACCAGGTAATCTGCGGCGGCGTGACGGCCGCGCGACAGGAACAGTGACACCGCGACCAGAATGGCCAAATATACGGCAATGACGGCAGGTTCGGTCGGGCTCATGGCGGGCAGATACGGGCTCCTGCCCGAGGCGGATAGGGAACGCCGGACAGTTTCAGAGTTTTTCCCGGAGATAACAACCAGTGAAGGAGATATTCATGTTCCAGGCCCGTTTTGGGGTATTGCCGCTGTTCCGGACCGTCTTTCTGACCGCCGCGCTGCTTGGTGTCTCGGCCGGGCTGTCGGCATGCAACACCATTCGTGGCGCCGGCCAGGATGTCAGTTCGGTCGGCCATGATGTCTCACGCGGGGCGCGGGTCACGCAGAATGCCATCACCCGGGCGACGTCCGCGTCGCCGAACTGAGGCGGGTGGGGATGCAGAATGCAAGAGCGACGCGTCCGCTCTTGCATTTTCGCCGGTTCTTTCCCAATAATAAATTCGTTCCGGTCGTGATGGCCGGTTGAATTGACGTTCTCGGGGCGGGGTGAAAGTCCCCACCGGCGGTATTTGCGCCTGGTCCTTGGACCGGTTCGCATCAGCCCGCGAGCGCCCGTCAGGCCGTTGGCCGGACGGGGACAGCAGATCCGGTGAGATTCCGGGGCCGACGGTTACAGTCCGGATGATAGAGAACGCTGCCTGTGCGGCCGTGCCATGTCCTGGCGCGGCGACATGGGCGTGTGCGCCCCGGGTCCGTCCGGATGGATGGGACCGTTTGTCGTGGTTATGCGTTCGACAGGCTCGGGGACGATGGAGGCGGCTGACGATCCGGTCGGGTCGTCGCGCGTATTCCCCTCCCCTCCCGGATTGGCGCATATCGACCTGGCGTTCCGCGCGGCGCTGGACGAGGCCGTGCGCCATATGGGCGCGACGGCGCCCAACCCCCCCGTCGGCTGCGCCATCCTGGATGCCGACGGGACGATCCTGACCGTTGCCGCCCATCATCGCGCGGGTGCCGCGCACGCCGAGGCCCTAGCCCTGCGCCAATGTGCCGACCAGGGGCTGATGGACCGCGCGGCGATCGCGGTCGTGACGCTGGAACCCTGCAACCATACCGGCCGTACCGGCCCCTGTTCCGAAGCCATCCTGGCATCGCCGATCCGCACCGTCTGGATCGGCGCGGCGGATCCCAATCCCCGGGTCGCGGGCGGTGGGGGCGAGAGGCTGCGCGCGGCCGGGTGTGCCGTGCACGGGCTGGCCGAGCGGGATGATCCGGCGGGCCTGGCGCTGGCGGCGGACTGCCGCGCGCTGATTGCGCCCTTCGTCCATTGGTCGCGCACCGGCCGTGCGTGGCTGACGGTCAAGCAGGCGCTGGATGCCCAAGGGTCGATGATCCCGCCGGCGGGGCGGACGACGTTTACCTCGGACGCGGCGCTGACGCTGGCGCATCGGCTGCGGCGGGCGACCGATGCGGTGGTGACGGGCAGCGGCACGGTGCTGGCGGACCGGCCGGGGCTGGATGTGCGCCGGGTGGCGGACCATGCAGGGCGGGCGGCGCGGGTGCTGGCGGTGTGCGACCGGCGCGGGCGGGTGCCTGAGGATTGGCGCGCGGCGGCGGCGGGGCGGGGGTTCGAGATCGTGACCTGCGACGACATCGCGCGGCTGCCGGAGATGCTGGGGGCGGCGGGGGTGTTGTGGGCGCTGGTCGAGGCGGGGCCGACGCTGCTGGCGGCGGTGCGGGCCGAGGGGGTCTGGGATGACTGGCTGACCATCCGGGCCGGGGCGGAAAGTGGGGAAAAGTTGTGTTTTGCGACGCGGCGCGGGGAGGAGACGCCGTTGCGGCTGCTGCTCGGGCCGGCGCGCGATCGTTTCGTGGAGGAAACATGTTTTCCGGCATCATAGAGTATCTGGGCACGGTCACGGCGGCGCGCCGGGGGGAGCGGGCGCTGCATGCCGCGATCGCCACGGGGATCGGCGACCTGTCGCTGGGCGAGAGCATCGCCGTCAACGGCGTCTGCCTGACGGTGACCGCGTTCGACGATGGGGGGAACGCGTCCTTCTTCATCAGTGCCGAGACGCTGGACCGGACCAGCCTGGGCCAGTTGCGCGCGGGCGGGCGGGTCAACCTGGAGCGGGCCGTCACCCCGGCCACCCGGCTGTCGGGCCATATCGTGCAGGGCCATGTGGACGGCACCGGCCGGCTGCTGTCGGTCGAGATGGCGGGAGAGGCGCGGCGCGTGGTGTTCGCCGTGCCGTGGGCGCTGCGCCGCTATCTGGTCGAGAAAGGGTCGATCACGCTGGACGGGATCAGCCTGACGGTGAACGAGATCGGGGCGGCCGGCGCGGACGAGGCGGGGCCGGACGGGTTTCCGGTCGCGCTGATGATCATTCCCCATACCTGGACCCATACCAACCTGGGCACGCTTGCCCCCGGCGACGCGGTGAATATCGAGGTCGACGTGATCGCGAAATATGTGGAGAGCCTATGTCAATACCGGTCATGACCCCCGCGCTGTCGGCCGCTGTAGCGGCGATCCGGGCAGGCGGCATGGTGATCCTGGTCGATGACGAGGATCGCGAGAACGAAGGCGACCTGGTGATGGCCGCCGACCTGGTCACCCCGGCGGCGATCAATTTCATGGTCACGCACGGGCGCGGGCTGGTCTGCCTGCCGCTGGAGGCCGAGCGCATCGCGCAGCTTGGCCTGAAGATGATGACGGAGGTGAATTCCAGCCCGCGCGAGACCGCCTTTACCGTGTCGATCGAGGCGCGCGACGGGGTGGAGACCGGGATTTCCGCCGCCGACCGCGCGCGGACCATCCAGGCGGCGGTGGCGCATGGCGCGACGCCGGCGGACCTGGTGTCGCCGGGCCATATCTTTCCGCTGCGCGCGGTGCCGGGGGGGGTGCTGGCCCGGCCCGGCCATACCGAGGCGTCGATCGAACTGGCGCGGCTGGCCGGGCGGGCGCCGGCCGCGGTGATCTGCGAGATCATGAACGAGGACGGGACGATGGCGCGGATGGCCGACCTGCGGCCCTATGCCGCGCGGCACGGGTTGCCGATCCTGTCGATCGCCGAGCTGGTGGACTGGGTCGCGCGCCAGGGGGCGCAGCCCGCCGACCCCCTAGGGCGAATCGAGAAGGTCGCCGAGGCGGCGCTGCCCAGCAGCTATGGCGGCGAGGACCTGGTGATCCATGCCTTTCGCGCGCCGGACGGGACCGAGCATGTGGCGCTGGTGAAGGGCGACCCGGGCCGGGCGGGCGTGGTGCCGCTGGTGCGGCTGCATTCGGAATGCGTGACCGGCGACGCGCTGGGATCGCTGCGCTGCGATTGCGGGGCGCAACTGCAGGAGGCGCTGGCGCGGATCGGCGCGGCGGAGGCCGGGGTGCTGCTGTATCTGCGCGGGCATGAGGGGCGGGGGATCGGGCTCGCGAACAAGATCCGCGCCTATGCGCTGCAGGACCGGGGGCTGGATACGGTGGACGCCAACCATCGGCTGGGATTCGAGACCGATGCCCGGGACTGGACCGCGGCGGGGGCGATCCTGCGCGCGCTGGGCGTGCGCACGCTGGATTTGATGACCAACAACCCGGCCAAGGTGGTGGCGGTGGAACGCCATGGCTTTGCCGTGCGCAACCGGGTGGCGGTGGCCATTCCGCCCAACCCGTTCAACCGGGCCTATCTGGACGCCAAGCGGACCCGGATGGGGCACCAGCTTTGCGCCGCCGTGAGCGAGGCCGCCGAATAGGGCGCCCCCCGCATATTTTCCCCGTACATATCTTCCCCGCATGTCTCGACATGCGTGTCCTGAGACGAGAGAGGCCGAAGACCGGACCATGAGCACCAATCGACCGACCACGACCCCCGACCTGACCTTTGCGACGATGCCGCGCCTGGCGATCGTGGTCAGCCGTTTCAACGAGACGGTGACCCACGGGCTGCGCGACGGGGCGCTGGAATGGCTGCGCGAGCATGACATCACCGTGGCGGACGAGGACGTGCTGTATGCGCCCGGCGCCTATGAGCTGCCGCTGCTGGCGCAGACGCTGGCGCGCACCGGGCGCTATGAGGGCGTGATCTGCCTGGGCTGCGTCATCAAGGGCGATACGGCGCATTTCGAGTTCATCAGCCTGGGGGCGGCGGTGGGGCTGATGCAGGCCTCGCTGGCCACCGAGGTGCCGGTCGCGTTCGGGGTGCTGACTACCTATACCGACGCGCAGGCGGTGGAGCGCTCGCGCACGGACGAGCACAACAAGGGGCGCGAGGCGGCGGCGGCCTGTGTCGAGAGCCTGGCGCTGATCCGGCGGATCAGGGGCTGAGCGCAGCACGCGGTGTCTTTTTCCGGGGCTTCGCCCCGGACCCCACCAAAGGCGGTGCCTTTGGAAACCATTTGTTTGTCAATGGATTGGGAGCGTGGGGGACGGGAGGGAAAGATGCGCCTTGCATCCCGGGCGCATCCGGGGTCAAACGATGCCCCACCGTGCGGCGGCGTGAGGGCCGCGCCGGCCGTGCCGTCCATTTGCCAGTCGCCAGTGTTCCGGGGCTGAAGTTCAGGGGCTGAATTACCCGTCATGCTGTCCTTGCCGATCGGCCGCCTGGTGGCGGCCTGTTCCCGCCGTGCCATTCTGGTCCTGCTGCTGTTCGCGGTGCTGGTGGGTGGGGCGCTGGCCGTCAGCATGCGGCGCCTGGACGTGACGACCGACACCAGCACCATGTTCTCGGCCAAGCTGCCGTGGAAGACGCGGTCGGACACGCTGGCGCGGCTGTTTCCGCAGCAGCAGGACCAGTTGGTGGCGGTGATCGATGCCGACCTGCCCGAAGAGGCGCAGGAGACGGCGCGCGCGCTGGCCGCGCAGTTGCGGCAGGACGGCGCGCATTTCCTGTCGGTCAACGTGCCGCAGCAGAATCCGTACCTGGTCGATCATGGGCTGCTGTTCCTGGACCCGAAGAACCTGCAGGCGGTGCTGGATTCGACCGTGACGGCACAGCCTTTCCTGGGGGGGCTGGCGGCCGATCCGTCGGGGCGCGGGCTGTTCGACGCGCTGTCGCTGATCGCGCTGGGGGTGGCGCAGGGCCAGGCGGACCTGAAGGGTTTTCGGCCGGCGCTGGAGGCGTTCGCCGCCATGCTGGAGCAGGCGGCCGACGGCCAGGCCCAGCCGCTGTCCTGGGAGCGGATGCTGTCGGGCAGCCTGGCCGACCTGGGCGGGCAATATGTGTTCGTCGTGACCCAGCCGCGGCTGGATTACGGGTCGTTCCAGCCGGGCGGCGCGGCCACCGAGGCCATGCAGCGGGCGATCGCCGGGCTGGAATTCGTGCGGTCGGGCCATGCGCGGGTGCATCTGACCGGCGACGTGCAGATCAATGACGAGGAATTCGCCACCGTGGCCCAGGGGATGGTCGCGGGGCTGGTCGGGTCGCTGCTGCTGGTGACGCTGTGGCTGTTCCTGGCGGTGCGGACCTGGCGGATCATCGTGCCAATCGTGATTACGCTGGTGTCGGGCCTGATGCTGACGACGGGGTTCGCGGCGCTGGCGGTGGGCACGCTGAACCTGATTTCGGTGGCCTTCGCGATCCTGTTCGTGGGGATCGCGGTGGATTTCGCGATCCAGTTTTCGGTGCGGTTCCGCGCGCAGCGCCTGCCGGACGGGTCGGTGCCGCCGGTCCAGTCGGCGCTGGAGCAGACGGGGGTGGAGACCGGGCACCAGATCCTGGTGGCCGCCATGGCGACGATGGCGGGGTTCCTGGCCTTTACGCCCACGGCCTTCGTCGGGGTGGCGCAACTGGGGCTGATTGCCGGGTTCGGCATGGTGATCGCCTTCCTCTGCACCGTGACCCTGCTGCCGGCGCTGCTGCGGCTGTTCCGGCCGGCGCCGACGCATCGGGCGACGGGCTTTGCCTTCGCGCGGCCGATGGACCGGGCGCTACGCGTGCGGCGGGTGCCGGTGCTGAGCGTCTTCGTCTTCCTGGCGGTGCTGGGGGCGGCGCTGAGTCCGATGCTGTCGTTCGATGCCGACCCGCTGCATACCAAGAACCCGCATTCGGAGGGGATGCTGACGCTGAAGCTGCTGATGCGCGACCCGCAATCCTCGCCCTATGACGCGCAGGTGCTGGTGGGGGACCTGGCGCAGGCCCAGGCGCTGGCGGCGCGGCTGTCGCGGCTGCCGCTGGTGGACGACGCGATGTGGCTGGGGTCCCTGGTGCCGGAGGACCAGACGGCCAAGCTGGCGATGATCCAGGATGCGGCGTCGATCCTGCTGCCGACGCTGGTGGTGCCGAACCCCGCCCCGGCGCCGGATGCCGCAGCACTGCGCCGGTCGGCGGCCAAGACGGCGCACGCCCTGGGCGGGGTGCTGGACAAGCTGCCGGCGGGCGATCCGCTGCGGCGGATCCAGGCGGCGCTGGCGCGGCTGGCGCAGGCGCCGGACGGGCAGATCATGGCCGCCGACCGCGCGCTGGTGCGGTTTCTGCCTGGGCAGTTGGACCTGCTGCGCCGGATGCTGTCGGCGCAGAAGGTGGGGATCGGCGATATTCCGCCGTCGATCCGGCAGGATTACCTGCTGCCGGACGGGCGGGCGCTGGTGTCGGTCCATCCGCGCGCGGGGATGGACAGCGACGCGGCGCTGCGCCGCTATGTCGCGCAGATCCGCAGCGTGGCGCCGGATGCGGGCGGCAATGCCATCGACATCGTCGAGAGTGCGACGACCATGGTCCATGCCTTCGTGTTCGCCGCCCTGTCGGCGATCGTGATGATCGCGGCGATCCTGCTGGTGGCGTTGCGCCGGCTGCTGGACATGGCGCTGGTGCTGGCGCCGCTGCTGCTGTCGGCGCTGATGACGGTCGTGGTGGTCGTGCTGCTGCCGGAGCAGTTGAATTTCGCGAACATCATCGCGCTGCCGCTGCTGCTGGGGGTGGGGGTGTCGTTCAACATCTATTTCGTGATGAACTGGCGCGCGGGGGTGCGGTCGCCGCTGTCGAGCCCCACGGCGCGGGCGGTGCTGTTTTCGGCGCTGACCACCGGGACGGCGTTCGGGTCGCTGGCGGCGTCGCACCATCCGGGGACGGCGAGCATGGGGCGGCTGCTGCTGCTGTCGCTGGCCTGCACGCTGCTGGCGACGCTGGTGTTCGTGCCGGCGCTGCTGCCGAAGCGGGTGATCGATGAACGGTAGGAGGTGGGGCGAAGGCGCCGCGTGCCGTGCGGCCTGCGTTGTGATTCTTCCTTATTCTCGTTTCGGCACCGATGTCATGGATGGCCGGACAGTTCATGCGGCATGTTCACTTCACCCACGGGGCCGCCTGGTGGCGCGTCACGCGGCTTGAACCCGACGGTCAAATTCGCCGGATCATAGAGGATGGAGAAGGCGAAATAGGGACATAGTCCGGCGAATACACGATTGATCGGCAAATCCCATCGGACGAATTTCAGTGCCGAAGCATGGGCGCGCCGGCCGATCGTCAGGGTCTCGCGCGCCTGGACGGTATGATCGGCCTGGCCAAAGGTCAGGGCCGCGCGCGTGCCGGCCGGCCATATTTCTTCGTCGCGGCCGGAAAAGACCGCCGTCACGCCCGGCGCGCCGGTATCAGCCAACACACCGCCGCAAATCGAGCTGTGCGTATCGAGATTTTCGAGACATCCCGGCACGATGTCGGAGGCCGGCCTCCGCGCGTTGCCAAACTGTGGAAGCATCGGGATTTTCACAAATCCCGCTATTTCGTCATCAGTCGGATTCAGGATCAGCCACCCCGTCCTGGGGATGCCATCAAGGGGCAGGTCGATGATCCAGCGCCTGACCCCTATCGCCAGAAGCGGGTTGGGAACGGCGCCCTGCGATGTGCGAAGTCCGAGGATCGCCCTGAAGCCTTCGTGGGGCAGGCCGTCTCCTTCAATCTCATAGTCATCCGCATCAACGCGTGACGCAGGACATTTGGGATTGTCCTCGTGGCATCTGACATGCGTAATCATCTGAACCGGGACGGCACCGGCAATCGCGTTCCCGGTGTCGCCGAAACCGACACGTCCGTGGCCAATGACACCGTCGAACACGGTTCCCGAACCGAAACCATAGGTTTCCGTCCTTTCGGACATAAGCACACCTTGCGGATCGACAGTGCGCGGTAAAATTCTCAGGCCGGTCGAACCTGTGTCGAGCGCAGCATCGAACCTGGCGCCACCGAAGGAGAGTGTGATGCTATATCGGCGCGCGCCATCGCTCAAGACCGTTTCTTGGATCGGCACGACGATGCGGGGCGATTCAGCCGCACGCAATGGTCCTGGCGCCGCCATTCGAAGCAGGAACAGGCCCACAAATATTGGAGTTTTGCGCATCGCTTAGTTTCAAACCAATGTCTTAAAAACCAGAGCCGGTACAACGGCTTCACAGCCACTGCAGCATGGCCGATCAGCTAAAAACCAGGCCAGGAAAATTGAAACTATATCGTCAAACTTCACAGGTTTGTGTTCAAAATCGAGACCGTTGTAATGACCCAGCCGGACAGAGAACTTTGTAGCCTGACGAACGCAGCAGGGTTTCGAAGGAATCACGGACATCGGCGTCGTCATCGACCACGCGGATCAGGGGATCAAAATCATTCATAAAATCGTCGCTCGTCTTCGCCATGCCTCTCGATGCTGAACCGGGCGCGCAGCAACGCCTTCACCTTGTCGAGTAATTGTCGAGGATCGACTGG
Proteins encoded in this region:
- a CDS encoding MMPL family transporter, with translation MLSLPIGRLVAACSRRAILVLLLFAVLVGGALAVSMRRLDVTTDTSTMFSAKLPWKTRSDTLARLFPQQQDQLVAVIDADLPEEAQETARALAAQLRQDGAHFLSVNVPQQNPYLVDHGLLFLDPKNLQAVLDSTVTAQPFLGGLAADPSGRGLFDALSLIALGVAQGQADLKGFRPALEAFAAMLEQAADGQAQPLSWERMLSGSLADLGGQYVFVVTQPRLDYGSFQPGGAATEAMQRAIAGLEFVRSGHARVHLTGDVQINDEEFATVAQGMVAGLVGSLLLVTLWLFLAVRTWRIIVPIVITLVSGLMLTTGFAALAVGTLNLISVAFAILFVGIAVDFAIQFSVRFRAQRLPDGSVPPVQSALEQTGVETGHQILVAAMATMAGFLAFTPTAFVGVAQLGLIAGFGMVIAFLCTVTLLPALLRLFRPAPTHRATGFAFARPMDRALRVRRVPVLSVFVFLAVLGAALSPMLSFDADPLHTKNPHSEGMLTLKLLMRDPQSSPYDAQVLVGDLAQAQALAARLSRLPLVDDAMWLGSLVPEDQTAKLAMIQDAASILLPTLVVPNPAPAPDAAALRRSAAKTAHALGGVLDKLPAGDPLRRIQAALARLAQAPDGQIMAADRALVRFLPGQLDLLRRMLSAQKVGIGDIPPSIRQDYLLPDGRALVSVHPRAGMDSDAALRRYVAQIRSVAPDAGGNAIDIVESATTMVHAFVFAALSAIVMIAAILLVALRRLLDMALVLAPLLLSALMTVVVVVLLPEQLNFANIIALPLLLGVGVSFNIYFVMNWRAGVRSPLSSPTARAVLFSALTTGTAFGSLAASHHPGTASMGRLLLLSLACTLLATLVFVPALLPKRVIDER
- the ribD gene encoding bifunctional diaminohydroxyphosphoribosylaminopyrimidine deaminase/5-amino-6-(5-phosphoribosylamino)uracil reductase RibD: MEAADDPVGSSRVFPSPPGLAHIDLAFRAALDEAVRHMGATAPNPPVGCAILDADGTILTVAAHHRAGAAHAEALALRQCADQGLMDRAAIAVVTLEPCNHTGRTGPCSEAILASPIRTVWIGAADPNPRVAGGGGERLRAAGCAVHGLAERDDPAGLALAADCRALIAPFVHWSRTGRAWLTVKQALDAQGSMIPPAGRTTFTSDAALTLAHRLRRATDAVVTGSGTVLADRPGLDVRRVADHAGRAARVLAVCDRRGRVPEDWRAAAAGRGFEIVTCDDIARLPEMLGAAGVLWALVEAGPTLLAAVRAEGVWDDWLTIRAGAESGEKLCFATRRGEETPLRLLLGPARDRFVEETCFPAS
- the ribB gene encoding 3,4-dihydroxy-2-butanone-4-phosphate synthase: MTPALSAAVAAIRAGGMVILVDDEDRENEGDLVMAADLVTPAAINFMVTHGRGLVCLPLEAERIAQLGLKMMTEVNSSPRETAFTVSIEARDGVETGISAADRARTIQAAVAHGATPADLVSPGHIFPLRAVPGGVLARPGHTEASIELARLAGRAPAAVICEIMNEDGTMARMADLRPYAARHGLPILSIAELVDWVARQGAQPADPLGRIEKVAEAALPSSYGGEDLVIHAFRAPDGTEHVALVKGDPGRAGVVPLVRLHSECVTGDALGSLRCDCGAQLQEALARIGAAEAGVLLYLRGHEGRGIGLANKIRAYALQDRGLDTVDANHRLGFETDARDWTAAGAILRALGVRTLDLMTNNPAKVVAVERHGFAVRNRVAVAIPPNPFNRAYLDAKRTRMGHQLCAAVSEAAE
- a CDS encoding riboflavin synthase, coding for MFSGIIEYLGTVTAARRGERALHAAIATGIGDLSLGESIAVNGVCLTVTAFDDGGNASFFISAETLDRTSLGQLRAGGRVNLERAVTPATRLSGHIVQGHVDGTGRLLSVEMAGEARRVVFAVPWALRRYLVEKGSITLDGISLTVNEIGAAGADEAGPDGFPVALMIIPHTWTHTNLGTLAPGDAVNIEVDVIAKYVESLCQYRS
- the ribH gene encoding 6,7-dimethyl-8-ribityllumazine synthase; this translates as MSTNRPTTTPDLTFATMPRLAIVVSRFNETVTHGLRDGALEWLREHDITVADEDVLYAPGAYELPLLAQTLARTGRYEGVICLGCVIKGDTAHFEFISLGAAVGLMQASLATEVPVAFGVLTTYTDAQAVERSRTDEHNKGREAAAACVESLALIRRIRG
- a CDS encoding entericidin A/B family lipoprotein encodes the protein MFQARFGVLPLFRTVFLTAALLGVSAGLSACNTIRGAGQDVSSVGHDVSRGARVTQNAITRATSASPN
- a CDS encoding sodium:solute symporter, yielding MSPTEPAVIAVYLAILVAVSLFLSRGRHAAADYLVGRHDMPTWAICLSIVATETSTLTVISVPGVAYGHGMVFVGLGAGYIIGRAVVAWILLPLYMRQGMTSAYQYLGQRFGRTMQRLAAGAFLLTRLLAEGVRLFASTLPICALLAAAHLPAGQMPVLLGLTLLTALYTSIGGLRAVVWSDSIQFGVYALGAAFCVAILLPRSAGGALDAAPLHAAWQAGRFALFTHGSAILSAPYAPLTALVGGAILSMASHGADQLMVQRVLAARSLRAARLAMVGSAVVVTLLFGVLSAIGVLLWIRRAGATPAALGLASPDGLFPAFIAHDVPPMLAGLLVAGIVGATMGSLSSALNAMTGSTLSDLLPSSMTQGRSVVALSRAITAAWALLLVVAASCFSSTSQSVVIFGLSIAGYSYGALLGAFLFGMLVPGARPRDALAAFLGTLVIMAVLILMHPGGHAIAFPWLVPIGVATMLVIGTMSRLMPGRSCA